The Salmo trutta chromosome 27, fSalTru1.1, whole genome shotgun sequence genome includes the window CtctgtgtaggccgtcattgtaaataagaatttgtagtTATTAAAGCTTACATTTTTATTTCCAGAATTGTAAAGAGTTCAACTCAAGCATTAATTTGAATCAATGCTGTTCCAGATGCTACACCTCATCACATCTGCTGTTTTATTTTCTGAAATGTGTCATTACCCAACCTTATTCCGCATTTATTACAGTTTTGTAATCGTATCAGTGTCATGTAAGATTATTCTTGGGCACGGCTTTTTATggcactagctaacgttaatcaACCTAAGCTTTTTCTCAATAGGTTAGCAGCGGCTCTGAGACTTGTTACGTTCCGCCCATAATACGCCCATCTTCTTCCAATAAATAGCGGTAAGTGTTGGTTACCAGGCTAGTCTGCCATACTGACTGTTTCGTCAGGTCTGAAAACTCAAATCTCACTCATCTCACTCATCAAGTTACATCGACCATGTCCCCCCACAGCCAGTCAGACCGAGGAgccctctcctttctccccacTCTTACCTGCTCCCAGGACCGAGGTGCCTGGCCTACCCTGCCCGGTGTTAACTGACAATGGAGACAGAAATTGAACAACAAGAAGAAGATACGTCATTCAGCAACACAGAAACCAACGGTGAGTTATAATCCCTTTGTATTAATTATATGTTACTAGTATATCAAATGAATATGAACAGTATAGTTATTTTAAATAATGTAATCTGTATGGCGCACCGTCTATGTCCTCTCCTGTATTCATTACTTATTTATCAATGGTCTAAAATATAAGCATTTCAGTTCCAAAATTGTAGCTGCCAGATGTGTGCCAAAAAAGTTCAGAGCAGATTTTTCCTTCTCAGGTAAGCGTCCTGCTGAGGACGCTGATGAGGAGCAGTCCTATAAGCGCTCCAGGAACACAGAGGACATGGTGGAGCTCCGCATACTCTTGCAGAGCAAAGTCAGTCCGCTTTCTGTTCCTCATTCACAATCTCCTCATGGTATTTCCTGCAATGTAGCCTGTCCTCTTTCCTCCCcaattttttattgaacctttgtTTGACCAGATCTGGGAGTTTAACTTTTACAATTTTCTACCCCCTGTGGTTCATTGTCCGATTTAATGGCGTCAAGATCCGTTTACAATTATGTAGTTTGCTGATGTCTtgaggatttttttaaatgttgtatcACAATAAGTTTCATATCATCTGACTTCTCTCATTTTTTTGTTCAGAATGCAGGAGCCGTGATTGGGAAGGGTGGTAAAAACATAAAATCCCTGCGCACAGACGTGAGTACATTTACACCTTTTCTTATTGGGGTAAACGCGGGTTATATTAACAGTACCCACCCCCTTATACTGGGATGTACTTTGGGAATGAATGATTTTAATACTTTATATGTGAAAGTtgagacattttacatttggtaGTTGGCCTTAAGAAAATGGGTCTGTTAACTGTGGTTGGGGAAGTAAAGCTATGCTGTTTTGGGGTAACAGTTAATGCAGGGATATGTGTATTGAGACCTGCTTTACACCGGTTATGGTATATTCCCTCCAAAGTGTAACGTCATTGTAATCAAATGGCGCCCGAAAATCAATATGAAACAGCTGGCCTTTTTTTGTTTAATGAATAGTGATATTACTACCAGGCATCAGCACCGCTAAGACTGTCATTAATACTTGAGTGGGCCCAGTGTATTTTAGGGTAGAGCTGTTATAGCACCCAAAGCCAATTCATCATTCTATAGGAAATGTCTTGTATATAAACAACCTGGCCAATTCTCAACTAATTTCATGTcattacctctctctatctctactctccacttctccctctcctctaccactatccctctctcaccttcctctctaCATCTCCCCCTCCTTTTCTGCTCTTGTTCATTCTACCggtctttctctctacctcaatACCTGTGTCTTCTCCTTTTCTAGCTCCACTTCTGCACTCTTAAAACAAAAAATCTCAGAGAATGAAATCACAATGAAGAATATTAGCCTGTATTAAAATGtattcctcttccccctccctcttccctctcctgttttttatttttgtttatttttgcccACTTCCTCTGTTGCCCATGTTCTGGATCGCCCCTCCTGCGCCCGCCCACCTGACACCCTGGTTGGCCCTGCCCATAATCGTGCCCCTCCCTAAATGGGCGCCTTACTTGATTGACATCTGTGTGCTCGAATGGCCCCTGCCCATGCCACGCCCACGGCCCTTGCAGTTCAATGCCAGTGTGTCAGTCCCAGACAGCAGTGGGCCTGAGCGGTATGTCCCTAAGCTCCTCCCTCTCACTACCTGACTACaggaaataaacaaacaaacctgCCTCTGTTCTAGTGACAATATCAAAATCTGCCTCTGTTCCTGTGACAAACATGTAAACTTTCCTCCATTTGTTCAGTGACAGCATTATAAGCCTCTGTTTTTAGTGAGGGTTTCAACAAGTACTTTAAACCTGCCTCTGTTCTAATGACCGTATTTCAACATTCTATATTTTATTTCAGTGACAGTATCTTTCCCTTCCACGTTCCTCACCTCCCTCCTTCTCAGAATCGGTGTGCTGGTCTGTTTTAGTTTCTCACATTCCCCCCCATACCCTCTTCCTTGTTCCCGCTTTGATTTTTGTGGGCGGTTTGACCACTGTAATTACTGTAAAGAATGTTCTGCCATAGAGCAGCTAGGGTTCAAGTGTTGTATGTCTTTTTCTTGTCTTTACTCTTCATATTACCTTTGCCATTGTTGAAACTGTTGAACATGAACTTATTTGTCACCTCATGCCTGTGGCCCATGCCCTTGCCTTCCCTCAACATCCTTCTGTCCAATAGTGGGGAGCATAACTCTCTGTTGCCCTGCCAACTCTCACCCATCTTTAAGTTAACTTTAAACTGTTCCATAgtttgattatttttttttggCTTCGGCTACTACTGtcatcttgtttttttatttttttttattgaccttTTGTTCTTTTTTTCTCCCCCATGTTGAGCCACAGTACAGTTCCTTTAGTGCGATGGCAGCAGGCCCCATTGGTGCAAACCACCCACCAacctttcctccccctccctcttccagCGGTCACTAAAACACACTTGCTTTCTTTGGGTTCCTTTtacctgtttttttgtttttgttttggttcCTCTTCTTTGTCAGACACACTTTGAAGGGAGTTACTTTTTTTCAGTCTTTATTTGTCTATGTATGGATATCTGCTGCTACGATATAGATATCAATGGGTTTTGGTCTGTCCATTTCTATTCCTCAGTTGTGATTTTGGAGGGTGCACAtggaaatataattactagataTGGCCGCTGGTACACTCTTCACagaacattgacttgaatgggaatgctCATTCTAGTAAATCTATTTCAATGGGAGTGCTACCTGGTTAACCCCCCACAGCGGGGGTGGGAGGGAATGGGTTTTTAATTCTTTATTAGACGGTATGGTTGCTGAGGGAGAGTTGACCTCGGCTTTGAAATACTGTTTGTTTCCTCTATGTCCCTCGTCACCATTTGATTGGTCCTCCTGGGAATGTTCTGCACTGTGATTGGTGGCTCTAAAGAATTCTGAGCATCGGTGCGGAAATCGAGACAGTTGGAGACATCCTGCTCAAGATCATCCCTACTCTGGAGGAGGTGAGCATGGGTTGGCGATGAGCCTAATGGCTGCCTACCATTTTCAATGATGGTCCGGTGGTAAAGCTAGACATTGAGTGTGTTGATAAAACAAAACATATAAATATCAAATGCACAGATCTGAATATGGTGATGCTAATGTCCTTTTCTCTGATTGCCCCCAATCCTCCTTAGTACCAACAGTACAATGGGATGGACTTTGACTGTGAGCTGAGGCTGCTGATCCACCAGAGCCTGGCAGGTAGCATCATTGGTGTGAAGGGAGCCAAGATCAAAGAGCTGCGGGAGGTACAGTTACGCCGAACTTCTcgcctgggtcatgttcagtagctAAAAAAATGGGAGAACATCTTAAAACCAGGGAGATAAACCTGTCCCATAAGAATGCACATTTTCCTTCGAGCTTACTGTAGGTGACCCTGATTCCATGTTTTTCTGTGGGTTCTTCTCAGACCTATGGCATTGCTTTGTCTTATTTGACCAGTGTTTACTTTGACCATTGCAGAACACCCAGACCAACATCAAGCTGTTCCAGGagtgctgtccccagtccacagACCGCGTGGTTCTGGTCAGCGGCAAGTCTGAGCGTGTCGTCGAGTGCATCAAGATCATGCTGGATCTCATCGCTGAGGTTGGTGTTCTGATCAAACTGTTGGTTCTCTTATCGAACCATTGACTGAGCTGTTTAACATACCACATACCAGTGTGAAAACCACAGCCAGTCAAATGTAGAAATTGAGTCATCCTGTCCCCCTCAGGCTCCCATAAAAGGGCGCACCCAGCCCTACGACCCTAACTTCTACGACGAGACATATGACTACGGCGGCTTCACCGTGATGTTTGAGGAGCGtgggggtgttggtggtggtggacgGCGCCCCATGGGGGGCTTCCACATGCGAGGCGGACGTGGTGGCGGAGGGTTTGACCGGATGCCCTCTGGGCGAGGTGGTCGAGGTGGGCCTATGCCCCCCGCCCGCAGGGACTATGAGGAGATGAGCCCCCGCCGTGGACCCCCGCCACCCCACccaggaagagggggaaggggagggagcCGTGGCCGCAACCTGCCACTGGCCCCACCACACAGAGGAGGGTAAGAGAGCTACACCACCTCATTGCCATCTCTTTCTCTAAATCTCTTACAATCCATTTTGCTTTGTTTACATCGGTTTGCTCTTAAAGGTGCAGCAGATATATGATCCCATTTAAGTATGTATTTCattcatagtgtgtgtgtgggctcaTGTATGTGTTCCATTTCCACGTTGTTTGCAGAGATGACCATTACTCCTATGATTCCTATCGGGGCAGTGCAGATGACAGACAAAAGTAAGTACTTCTCCTGCAGAATCCCCTGGTTTGGTGTCAGCCAGTCAGCACTGTGGTCAGGCAGCCAGTCAGCACTGTGGTCAGGCAGCCAGTCTTGCCTGAGACTGGTCCCATCAGTGTCTCAGCTCTGCCATCAGTCTGTCATCACCTCTTACTTTTGTGTGAATGCtgtgtttttctctgtctgtgttgttTGACTTGGATCAGAGATCTGCTGAAAAGCACTCTCTGCCTTGTCAATATTTTCCTCAAGTCAGACTTGCATTTTCTCTCTATCTCAGCAGTGACAGGCGAGGGAGACCAGGAGATCGCTATGGTGATAACATGGTTAGTGACACATGACTAAATGCATGCAGCAGTCCTCTTGGCATTTATTGGCTGAAAGCATCATCATAGACTGAAAAGGCTGTTGGTCTTTCCTAGACAATGATTGCAATTTCCTGATAATGACCACAGCTAACCATACAATAAATCCCAGCAATACATTTACCACTAACATGAAATGTAATAAACATGAGTTTACCAC containing:
- the LOC115164840 gene encoding heterogeneous nuclear ribonucleoprotein K isoform X1 — translated: METEIEQQEEDTSFSNTETNGKRPAEDADEEQSYKRSRNTEDMVELRILLQSKNAGAVIGKGGKNIKSLRTDFNASVSVPDSSGPERILSIGAEIETVGDILLKIIPTLEEYQQYNGMDFDCELRLLIHQSLAGSIIGVKGAKIKELRENTQTNIKLFQECCPQSTDRVVLVSGKSERVVECIKIMLDLIAEAPIKGRTQPYDPNFYDETYDYGGFTVMFEERGGVGGGGRRPMGGFHMRGGRGGGGFDRMPSGRGGRGGPMPPARRDYEEMSPRRGPPPPHPGRGGRGGSRGRNLPLAPPHRGGDDHYSYDSYRGSADDRQNSDRRGRPGDRYGDNMGGGGYDNSSSWNSYQSGGRASYNDMGGPVITTQVTIPKDLAGSIIGKGGQRIKQIRHESGASIKIDEPLEGSEDRIITISGTQDQIQNAQYLLQNSALHLLGHQD
- the LOC115164840 gene encoding heterogeneous nuclear ribonucleoprotein K isoform X2 gives rise to the protein METEIEQQEEDTSFSNTETNGKRPAEDADEEQSYKRSRNTEDMVELRILLQSKNAGAVIGKGGKNIKSLRTDFNASVSVPDSSGPERILSIGAEIETVGDILLKIIPTLEEYQQYNGMDFDCELRLLIHQSLAGSIIGVKGAKIKELRENTQTNIKLFQECCPQSTDRVVLVSGKSERVVECIKIMLDLIAEAPIKGRTQPYDPNFYDETYDYGGFTVMFEERGGVGGGGRRPMGGFHMRGGRGGGGFDRMPSGRGGRGGPMPPARRDYEEMSPRRGPPPPHPGRGGRGGSRGRNLPLAPPHRGGDDHYSYDSYRGSADDRQNSDRRGRPGDRYGDNMGGGGYDNSSSWNSYQSGGRASYNDMGGPVITTQVTIPKDLAGSIIGKGGQRIKQIRHESGASIKIDEPLEGSEDRIITISGTQDQIQNAQYLLQNSVKQSSGQFL